The Candidatus Korarchaeota archaeon NZ13-K genome segment GACTTCGTCATCAACGCGGGGATGAGGAAGGTTTGGGTCGATGATCACCACGAGATGATAACGCTGCCCTACTCGAACCCCACCCCCTGGAGGACCCCCAGGGAGGTCCCAGAGGAGAGACTGGAGGAGCTCATAGAGGATCTCGTGAGGCAGGTGGAGAACATGGAAAATGCTATATTCAACTTCCACGTTCCTCCCTACGATTCCGGCCTCGACCTGGCCCCCAAGCTCTCAAAGGATCTGACGCCGTCGGTCAGCGAGATGATTCCTGTGGGCAGCGTCGCGGTCAGGAGGGCGATAGAGAAGTACCAGCCCATGATGGGCCTTCACGGGCACATACACGAGTCCAAGGGTGTCTGCAACATAGGGAGAACGGTCTGCTTCAACCCCGGAAGCGAGTACGGGGAGGGCATACTCAAGGGGGTGCTCATAGACATAGAGAGGGGGAAGGTTAAGGGCTACTCCTTCGTGTCCGGGTGAGACCATGAAGAGGTTCAGGTTACCCTCTGAGATACCGATAGAGGAGTACCCCTCGCCAGAGGAGTTCATACAGGAGGCGACGGCCATAGTTGAGGGGGCGAGGGAGAGGGGGATAACCCTGAGGGTCATAGGAGGAATGGCCATCTACATGCACAGCAAGGAGTACGAGGACCTCTGGAAGAGGCTGAAGAGGCTGGGAGCTAAAGTATTCACGGACATAGATCTGGCCGGTTATTCCAAGGAGAGGGATAAGATCGCGAAGTTCCTCGCGGAGAGGGGATACGAGGTTGATCAGAGGCTCCTGATGTACTACGGCAGGGTGAGGCAGATATACTACAGCGACAGGATACCGATGGTCGAGGTCTTCCTGGACAGACTTGCGATGAACCACACCATAGAGTTCAAGGGAAGGCTTGAGAAGGATCCCTTAACGCTGCCACTTGCCGAGCTCCTCCTTGAGAAGCTCCAGATAGTCAAGATGAATGACAAGGACTTCAAGGATTCGATAGTGCTTCTCAGGGCCCACGAGCTCGGGTGGGACGATGATGACAAGATAAACCTTGAGGCCTTCAAAATACAGGGGCTCTTCGACGACTGGGGATTCTGGTACACCGTGACAACGAACCTGCAGCTCCTCAGGAGCAAGCTGGATGAGTATGAAATTGAGGAGACTCACAAGGCCGTGGTGAGATCCAGGATAGATGAGCTCCTGAAGTACCTCAATGAGACGCCGAAGTCGAAGAAATGGGAGAAGAGGGCGAAGGTGGGGACCAAGGAGAAGTGGTACAACGAGGTTGAGGAGTGGCATTAAGCCCTCTCGCTTTTTATCATGGGGAGGGGCGAGAGGATCATCAGGGAGAATGCCAGGAGGAAGGGGGTGAGGGGATCGCTCACCTCCCAGAGGATCCCGCCCAGGTAGGAGCCAGCTGAGTGGGCCAATCCGGACATCACGGTTGCCGCACCGAATGCGGTGGCTCTCCTCTCCTTCGTCGTGACCTCGCTGAACAGAGTACTGAAAGCCACCTCCGCGAAGGCGAAGAGGGAGGAGTAGTATATTGAGAGAAGGATCACCGCATAGCCCGATCTCGAGAGGGCCCATGCCATTGATGAAGCTCCGGAGAGGAGGAAGGACATCAACAGTCCTCTGAGACCACCCATCCTGGCCATGAGGGGCCCGGCGGCCAGGCTGGAGAGGGAGATCAGAAGCTGGGCCGCGAAGAACATCAGCTGCACCTCGCTCAGGTTGAAGCCCATCACCCTCTCGGCGTAGATAGGTATCAGGGGATATATCATGCCGTTTGCGGCCTGAAAGATCAGTATGGAGGTCACGATCGGGATCACCACCCCCCTCACGGGGACCCGAGATTTCCCGCTTGAGCTGGAGGGCTCTGAGAGCAGGATCGATCTGAGGAGCAGGCAGATGGCCGTCACGATCGCCCCTGATGTGAAGATAGCGTCGAATCCCAGGATAGGTATCACGATGGCTCCCAAGAGCGGGCCAAGGGCCCATCCCAGGTTCATCAGGGAGTTGTAGATGCCGAAGGCCCTGGCCACCTCGCGGTCCTCCGATGACTCAGCTATCATTGAGCTGAAGGATGGGTTCTGTAGACCAGCGAAGAGGGAGGATAGCGTCAGGGCTGCCGTTGCGCTTGCCCAGTCCTTCAGGAGGAGCATCGAGATGTAGAATGGGGTGAATGTGGATGTCGATATGATTATCATCCTCTTCCTCCCGAACCTATCGGAGAGGAGACCTCCGGGAAGTTGAGAGATGGCCCATGCCATGTCTATCAGGGCGCAGCTGATCCCCACCTCGGGCACGCTGGCCCCCAGCCTCTCCAGGTAGAGCGGGAGGATCATCCACCAGGCGCCGAAGGTCGTGTCTATCGCGAACGCTGTGAGCGATAGCACCAGGACGTTCGAGCGGCCTCGCATGAGAACCTCCTCGCCGAGTCATTCGAGCATCCGGAGTTACGCTAAAAGCGACCTACCTCAAACGCTGTTCGTTTTTCGAGATGTTGTATGTGAACTACGGAACGAAAAATTTAAATTATCATCATGAGCCGCTCTCTGATTTGGTGATTCGTACTGAGAGTAGCGATATTCGGAGCATCCGGGTACACCGGTGGTGAGCTCCTCAGGATACTCCTGAACCATGGGGGAGTTGAGATAGCTGCCGTAACGTCGAAGGAGCACAAGGGCAAGCCCGTGCATCTGGTCCATCCTCACCTGAAGGGGTTGCTCAGATTGAGCTTCTCCTCAGTCGAGGAGGTGATGGGGAGGGACTATGACCTGGCGTTCCTCTCCCTCCCCCACGGGATGGCGAAGGACATAGCACCTAAGCTCCTGGAGGAGGGCAGGAAGGTGGTTGACCTGAGCGCTGACTTCAGGCTGAGGGACCCGGAGCTCTACAGGGAGTGGTATGGCTGGGATCATCCCGCCCCCGATCTGCTAGGGAAGGCCGTTTACGGAATTCCGGAGTTCAAGAGGGAGAGCATAAGGGGGGCCGGTCTGGTGGCGGTGCCGGGTTGCAACGCCACGTCAACTCTCCTAGCCTCAGTCCCGCTGGCCAGGCTGGGCGCTAGCCACCTGATAGCTGACCTCAAGGTGGGAAGCAGCGAGGCCGGTTCTAAGCCATCGAGGGGGACGCATCATCCGGAGAGGAGTCATGCGATAAGGGCTTACTCCGCATCGGGCCACAGGCATCAGGTCGAGGTCATGCAGGAGCTGGCGACCATCACCGGGAGGATTGTGAGGGTCAGCATGGTGCCCCACTCCGTAGGCTCGGTCAGGGGCTCCTACGCGAGCGTTCACTCCCTCATCGATGTGGATGAGGAGGGCCTATTCAGGGAGCTCGTCAGGCTCTACGCCGGGGAGCCGTTCATCAGGTTGACCCCCAGGGGCACATATCCAGACGTCAGGAACGTTCTGGGCAGCAACTTCGCCGATCTAGGTTGCTCAGCTGATGTCGGCAGGGCCTCCTGCTTCTCAGCCATAGATAACTTGGTGAAGGGGGCTGCGGGACAGGCCGTGCAGTGCATGAACCTGATGCTTGGCTTCGATGAGACCGAGGGCCTCATGACCCCACCGCTCAGGCCTTGAGGTGATACCCTTGATCCTGGTGAAGCTCGGCGGGAGGACCCTGAGGAACCTGAGGAGGATAGCCGAGGACCTGGTGGGCCGAGAGTTCGTGCTGGTCCACGGAGGGGGGGATGAGGTCAGCGAGGTCTCCAGGAGGATGGGCATCGAGCCCAGGTTCGTGACATCCCCGTCGGGCGTGAGGAGCAGGTACACCGACGAGAGGGAGCTCGAGGTCTATGTCATGGTGATGTCGCTCATAAACAGGAGGATAGTCAAAGAGCTGCTGAGCCTCGGGATAGATGCCCTGGGAATTTCTGGAGTGGATGGAGCCACGCTGATAGCCGAGAGGAAGGAGAGGATCGTCGTTGAGGAGAGGGGAAAGAGACTCGTGATACCCGGGGGCTACACCGGGAGGATACGCGAGGTGAGGACGGAGCTCTTGAGATTACTGCTGAATGCCGGCTACGGGGTCGTCATGTCCCCGATAGCCAAGGGGACGAAGGGGGAGATGCTGAACGTCGACGCCGACCAGGCAGCCGTGAGGCTGGCCGAGGCCCTGATGCCCGAGGCGCTTATAATACTCACCGACGTCGATGGTGTCATCGTTGACGGTGATCTGAGGAGAAGCATCGATCTCAGCGAGCTGGGTGCCATGATGAGTAAGGTGGGGGCTGGAATGAACAGGAAGCTTATGCTGGCTCGGGAGGTCGCTGACAGGGTGAGGGTCGTGGTGGCCAACGGACTGAGGGACGAACCCGTCACCAGAGCGTTGAACGGGGAGGGCACGATCATAGGTAACTGGTAAATCTTTCACCCTTATTTGACGAACTTCGAACCAAGAGGTGCGAAGATATCTTTTTAAATTCCCGATGATCGCACGCAGTGGTGCGAACATGGAGGCTGCATGTCCGGTGTGCGGATCGCCCGTGAGGCTGCCCGATGATGTCATACCGGGGGAGCTCTTGGAGTGCGGTTCATGCGGCGCGGTGCTCGAGGTCTTCGAGGAGGGAGGAAGTTACGCCCTTAGGGAGGCCCAGGGTGTCCTGGAGGACTGGGGAGAATGAGGGTTGCGCTAGTCTACGAGAGGATGAGGGAGGAAGAGGTCCAGCTGATGAGAGCTGTTGAGAGGCTGGGCCACGAGCTCTCCCTGATACATCTGAACTCCGATAATCACTTTCTCATAGGTGAGAGGACCCTGAGGGGTGATGTCGCCCTGATAAGGGCAATCAGCCAGACGAACGCCCTGCTCTCCTCGGAGCTGATGAGTCACATGGGTTTGAGATGCGTCAATCCTCCTGAGGTCTTGAGGGTGTGCGGAAACAAGTTGGCGACCTCCATGAAGCTCTCGGAATCGGGCATACCGACTCCGAGGACGGCGGTGGCCTTCTCCCTCGAGGGAGCTCTCAGGGCCGCCAGGAGCATCGGATTCCCCGTGGTAGTGAAGCCCGTAAACGGCAGCTGGGGGAGGCTCGTCTCACTGGCTAGGGATGAGGAGGAGCTCAGGGCGATAATAGAGCACAGGGAGGCCATGGGCTCACCCCATTACAGGATCCACTACGTTCAGGAGTACATCAGAAAGCCGGGGAGGGACATAAGGGCCTATGGAAATGAGGAGAGGTTCCTGACAGCCATATACAGGATCTCGGACCACTGGATAACGAACACGGCTAGGGG includes the following:
- a CDS encoding metallophosphoesterase — its product is MTRILFITDVHGSEYVFRKFLNAIPIYKADVGILLGDLSGKLIIPIVRNPDGTYVSTFFGGTYKFKEKELDDVKKRISIAGYYPIIVTKEELEEIERNPELKDRLFVENIKARLSSWIRLAEERLRGKNVKIFIAAGNDDPLEVEEVLNSSDFVINAGMRKVWVDDHHEMITLPYSNPTPWRTPREVPEERLEELIEDLVRQVENMENAIFNFHVPPYDSGLDLAPKLSKDLTPSVSEMIPVGSVAVRRAIEKYQPMMGLHGHIHESKGVCNIGRTVCFNPGSEYGEGILKGVLIDIERGKVKGYSFVSG
- a CDS encoding MFS transporter yields the protein MRGRSNVLVLSLTAFAIDTTFGAWWMILPLYLERLGASVPEVGISCALIDMAWAISQLPGGLLSDRFGRKRMIIISTSTFTPFYISMLLLKDWASATAALTLSSLFAGLQNPSFSSMIAESSEDREVARAFGIYNSLMNLGWALGPLLGAIVIPILGFDAIFTSGAIVTAICLLLRSILLSEPSSSSGKSRVPVRGVVIPIVTSILIFQAANGMIYPLIPIYAERVMGFNLSEVQLMFFAAQLLISLSSLAAGPLMARMGGLRGLLMSFLLSGASSMAWALSRSGYAVILLSIYYSSLFAFAEVAFSTLFSEVTTKERRATAFGAATVMSGLAHSAGSYLGGILWEVSDPLTPFLLAFSLMILSPLPMIKSERA
- the argC gene encoding N-acetyl-gamma-glutamyl-phosphate reductase; translated protein: MRVAIFGASGYTGGELLRILLNHGGVEIAAVTSKEHKGKPVHLVHPHLKGLLRLSFSSVEEVMGRDYDLAFLSLPHGMAKDIAPKLLEEGRKVVDLSADFRLRDPELYREWYGWDHPAPDLLGKAVYGIPEFKRESIRGAGLVAVPGCNATSTLLASVPLARLGASHLIADLKVGSSEAGSKPSRGTHHPERSHAIRAYSASGHRHQVEVMQELATITGRIVRVSMVPHSVGSVRGSYASVHSLIDVDEEGLFRELVRLYAGEPFIRLTPRGTYPDVRNVLGSNFADLGCSADVGRASCFSAIDNLVKGAAGQAVQCMNLMLGFDETEGLMTPPLRP
- a CDS encoding [LysW]-aminoadipate/[LysW]-glutamate kinase, with product MILVKLGGRTLRNLRRIAEDLVGREFVLVHGGGDEVSEVSRRMGIEPRFVTSPSGVRSRYTDERELEVYVMVMSLINRRIVKELLSLGIDALGISGVDGATLIAERKERIVVEERGKRLVIPGGYTGRIREVRTELLRLLLNAGYGVVMSPIAKGTKGEMLNVDADQAAVRLAEALMPEALIILTDVDGVIVDGDLRRSIDLSELGAMMSKVGAGMNRKLMLAREVADRVRVVVANGLRDEPVTRALNGEGTIIGNW
- a CDS encoding sulfonate ABC transporter, which encodes MIARSGANMEAACPVCGSPVRLPDDVIPGELLECGSCGAVLEVFEEGGSYALREAQGVLEDWGE
- the lysX gene encoding lysine biosynthesis protein LysX; amino-acid sequence: MRVALVYERMREEEVQLMRAVERLGHELSLIHLNSDNHFLIGERTLRGDVALIRAISQTNALLSSELMSHMGLRCVNPPEVLRVCGNKLATSMKLSESGIPTPRTAVAFSLEGALRAARSIGFPVVVKPVNGSWGRLVSLARDEEELRAIIEHREAMGSPHYRIHYVQEYIRKPGRDIRAYGNEERFLTAIYRISDHWITNTARGGRAEPVEANSELEEIVVRTCRALGGGFLGVDIVEDEERGFLVIEANATTEFKNAARVTGVDIAGEIVRYALGI